A single genomic interval of Streptomyces sp. NBC_00663 harbors:
- a CDS encoding threo-3-hydroxy-L-aspartate ammonia-lyase — MTTTPPPVTLDAVRSAADRLKGIAHRTPVLRSRTLDARVGAEVFLKCENFQRVGAFKFRGAYNAASRLTPEQLARGIAAYSSGNHAQAVALAARELGSTAVIVMPEDAPPSKRAATAGYGAEIVSYDRYTGDRVAIAEALAAERGLALIPPYDHPHVMAGQGTAALELLEETGELDALLVPVGGGGLIAGSATAAKGLHPAVRIVGVEPEAGDDTKRSLEAGRRVAIPVPRTIADGQALHIPGELTFAVNQRLVDGISLVSDDEIRDAMRFAFEHLKIVVEPSGATPLAALLAGRVEGLPRRVGVIVSGGNVDAARFAELCGSAGD, encoded by the coding sequence GTGACCACCACACCCCCGCCCGTCACCCTCGACGCCGTCCGCTCCGCCGCCGACCGGCTCAAGGGCATCGCCCACCGCACCCCGGTGCTGCGCTCCCGCACGCTGGACGCGCGCGTGGGTGCCGAGGTCTTCCTCAAGTGCGAGAACTTCCAGCGGGTGGGCGCCTTCAAGTTCCGCGGCGCCTACAACGCGGCCTCCCGGCTGACGCCCGAACAGCTGGCCCGCGGGATTGCCGCCTACTCCTCCGGGAACCACGCCCAGGCGGTCGCCCTCGCCGCCCGTGAGCTCGGCAGCACCGCGGTGATCGTCATGCCCGAGGACGCCCCGCCCTCCAAGCGGGCCGCCACCGCGGGCTACGGCGCCGAGATCGTCTCGTACGACCGCTACACCGGCGACCGGGTGGCGATCGCCGAAGCCCTGGCCGCCGAGCGGGGCCTCGCCCTGATCCCGCCCTACGACCACCCGCACGTCATGGCGGGACAGGGCACGGCGGCGCTGGAACTGCTGGAGGAGACGGGGGAGTTGGACGCCCTGCTGGTCCCCGTCGGCGGGGGCGGACTCATCGCGGGCAGTGCCACGGCGGCGAAGGGGCTGCACCCCGCTGTCCGGATCGTCGGCGTCGAGCCGGAAGCCGGGGACGACACCAAGAGGTCGCTGGAGGCCGGTCGGCGCGTCGCGATCCCGGTGCCCCGCACCATCGCCGACGGGCAGGCCCTGCACATTCCCGGGGAGCTGACGTTCGCCGTGAACCAGCGGCTCGTCGACGGGATCTCCCTGGTCAGCGACGACGAGATCCGGGACGCGATGCGCTTCGCCTTCGAGCATCTGAAGATCGTGGTCGAGCCGAGCGGGGCGACGCCGCTGGCCGCGCTGCTGGCCGGCCGAGTGGAGGGGCTGCCGCGTCGGGTCGGGGTGATCGTCTCCGGCGGGAACGTCGACGCGGCGCGCTTCGCCGAACTCTGCGGCTCCGCGGGGGACTGA
- a CDS encoding cupin domain-containing protein, translating into MLETKTLDKPDERRDFPRGHLEAVHLSGLDFAVGTFEPGWRWSESVGPIVGTKSCEVHHNGYVVQGRMHVTMDGGGEAEVGPGDVFVIPPGHDAWVVGDEQCVVYDFAGTMANEYAKPAEE; encoded by the coding sequence ATGCTGGAGACGAAGACCCTCGACAAGCCGGACGAGCGGCGGGACTTCCCCCGAGGGCATCTGGAAGCGGTCCACCTCAGCGGCCTCGACTTCGCGGTGGGGACCTTCGAACCCGGATGGCGTTGGTCCGAGTCCGTGGGGCCCATCGTCGGGACCAAGAGCTGCGAAGTGCACCACAACGGCTATGTCGTCCAGGGCCGCATGCACGTCACCATGGACGGCGGCGGCGAGGCCGAGGTGGGTCCCGGCGACGTCTTCGTGATCCCGCCCGGCCACGACGCCTGGGTGGTGGGCGACGAACAGTGCGTGGTCTACGACTTCGCGGGGACCATGGCGAACGAGTACGCCAAGCCTGCCGAGGAGTGA
- a CDS encoding vWA domain-containing protein → MTTPVAERLTSLVAALRAHGIRVGTGETVDAAQAMAALGFEDRELLREGLAATLLHGTAQRPVFDPVFDLYFPRRVGAPEAGTTDRDDLRDRLAAALAANDEALLARLAAEAVDGFGGYGSSPGSDGWSSYQTLDRIRPQTLLAQVRADVRGRSGSSGFAERLLDDEIRRRIEAFRGLVASEARRRVAERRDRDQIARRAVAPTADRVDFLFAGKSQLAELRKTVQPLARKLATRLAARRRRAARGSIDLRRTLRGSLSTGGVPMRPVLRRRRPARPELVLLCDVSGSVSGFSDFTMLLVQALHDQFSKVRVFAFVNRIDEVTGLLEHGAADAAGLGARIQAEATLTGWHGSSDYGVALGEFAERHGDAIGPRTTVFVLGDARTNMSDPNLAAVRQITERARRVYWLNPEQRSQWGTGDSAAPEYAELVEMHECRTVRQLGALVGRLLPI, encoded by the coding sequence GTGACCACGCCCGTCGCCGAGCGCCTCACCTCGCTGGTCGCCGCTCTGCGGGCCCACGGCATCCGGGTCGGCACGGGCGAGACCGTGGACGCGGCCCAGGCGATGGCGGCGCTCGGGTTCGAGGACCGGGAGCTGCTGCGCGAGGGGCTGGCCGCGACGCTGCTGCACGGCACCGCCCAACGGCCGGTGTTCGACCCGGTCTTCGACCTCTACTTCCCGCGCCGGGTCGGTGCGCCCGAGGCCGGGACGACGGACCGGGACGACCTGCGCGACCGGCTGGCGGCGGCCCTCGCCGCGAACGACGAGGCACTGCTGGCGCGGCTGGCGGCCGAGGCCGTCGACGGCTTCGGCGGCTACGGCTCCTCCCCGGGGTCGGACGGCTGGTCGTCGTACCAGACGCTCGACCGGATCCGCCCTCAGACGCTGCTCGCCCAGGTACGCGCCGATGTGCGGGGGCGGAGCGGGAGCTCGGGGTTCGCGGAGCGGCTGCTCGACGACGAGATCCGGCGCCGGATCGAGGCCTTCCGGGGTCTGGTGGCCTCGGAGGCGCGGCGCCGGGTCGCCGAGCGGCGGGACCGCGACCAGATCGCCCGCCGCGCGGTGGCGCCGACGGCGGACCGGGTCGACTTCCTGTTCGCCGGAAAGTCCCAGCTGGCCGAGCTGCGCAAGACGGTTCAGCCGCTCGCCCGGAAACTGGCGACCCGTCTGGCGGCACGCCGGCGCCGGGCGGCCCGGGGCAGTATCGATCTGCGGCGCACCCTGCGCGGTTCGCTGTCCACGGGCGGGGTGCCGATGCGGCCGGTGCTGCGCCGACGCCGTCCGGCCCGGCCCGAACTGGTGCTGCTGTGCGATGTGTCGGGCTCGGTGTCGGGATTCTCCGACTTCACAATGCTGCTGGTACAGGCGCTGCACGACCAGTTCAGCAAGGTGCGGGTGTTCGCCTTCGTCAACCGGATCGACGAGGTGACCGGGCTCCTGGAGCACGGCGCGGCCGACGCGGCGGGCCTCGGCGCGCGCATCCAGGCGGAGGCGACCCTCACCGGCTGGCACGGCAGCAGCGACTACGGCGTCGCCCTCGGGGAGTTCGCCGAGCGGCACGGCGATGCGATCGGGCCCCGTACGACGGTGTTCGTCCTCGGTGACGCCCGTACGAACATGAGCGACCCGAACCTCGCCGCCGTACGGCAGATCACCGAACGCGCGCGCCGCGTCTACTGGTTGAACCCCGAGCAGCGCTCCCAGTGGGGCACGGGCGATTCGGCGGCACCCGAGTACGCCGAGCTCGTGGAGATGCACGAGTGCCGCACCGTGCGGCAGTTGGGCGCACTGGTCGGGCGGCTGCTGCCGATCTAG
- a CDS encoding AAA family ATPase — protein MFSSVDDVSARLAETGYLASPSVATTVFLADRLGKPLLVEGPAGVGKTELAKAVAEIAGAELVRLQCYEGVDESRALYEWNHAKQLLRISAGRDESWDEARTDIFSEEFLLTRPLLTAIRGDEPKVLLIDETDKADVEVEGLLLEVLSDFQVTVPELGTITATRRPFVVLTSNASRELSEALRRRCLFLHIGFPEEELERRIVRLKVPGLDAALAESVVRVVGALRAMDLRKVPSVAETIDWARTLLALGADSLDETVVRDTLGVLLKHQDDVLKAAAKLDLDAL, from the coding sequence TTGTTCTCTTCCGTCGACGACGTCTCCGCGCGCCTCGCCGAGACCGGCTACCTCGCCTCGCCCTCGGTCGCCACGACCGTCTTCCTGGCGGACCGCCTCGGCAAGCCGCTCCTGGTCGAGGGTCCTGCCGGGGTGGGAAAGACAGAGCTCGCCAAGGCCGTCGCCGAGATCGCGGGGGCCGAACTGGTGCGACTTCAGTGCTACGAGGGCGTCGACGAGTCCCGCGCGCTGTACGAGTGGAACCACGCCAAGCAGCTGCTGCGCATCAGCGCGGGCCGCGACGAGAGCTGGGACGAGGCCCGTACCGACATCTTCAGCGAGGAGTTCCTGCTCACCCGCCCGCTGCTGACGGCGATCCGCGGCGACGAGCCCAAGGTCCTGCTGATCGACGAGACCGACAAGGCGGACGTCGAGGTCGAGGGCCTGCTCCTTGAGGTCCTCAGCGACTTCCAGGTGACGGTGCCCGAACTGGGCACGATCACCGCCACCCGCCGCCCCTTCGTCGTCCTCACCTCCAACGCGAGCCGTGAGCTGTCCGAGGCGCTGCGCCGCCGCTGCCTGTTCCTCCACATCGGTTTCCCCGAGGAGGAACTGGAGCGCCGGATCGTCCGGCTGAAGGTGCCCGGCCTCGACGCGGCGCTGGCGGAGTCGGTGGTCCGGGTGGTGGGTGCGCTGCGGGCGATGGACCTGCGGAAGGTGCCGTCGGTCGCGGAGACCATCGACTGGGCCCGCACCCTGCTCGCGCTCGGCGCCGACTCGTTGGACGAGACCGTCGTACGGGACACACTGGGCGTGCTCCTCAAGCATCAGGACGACGTCCTGAAGGCCGCGGCGAAGCTCGATCTGGACGCGCTGTGA
- a CDS encoding FtsX-like permease family protein, with protein MFVLALRSIRRRPGRFLATLLSAFLGAAIIMTFNSLHDTAAGSGVDSVSSNTLTTAASVVGGYGSLLVFFAVASTLTVNVRQRAAELELLRCSGATPAQLKRMVVGEALAVALVGAALAIGPATLGGRALLGVFQDSGQVADSVEYSFGPIALLTGVDITLAAAVGAAFLAVRRATRGRRRRGGAQRFFAYAALATGALAVCCTFLMKATDEALMAPPAYGAILLSVGFALLSPRLLKGLLDRLALSGASGWLAVRNLRQRAGDLAGILMSLILFTAVATTTLTVQAVESDAVEASGLVKSVDAKNLETLNFTVVGIIVVFVCVMLVNSLYAATTYRCREFGQQRLAGATPGQVLGMVGAEAAVLTVTGVLFGTVAALAGIVPFTVVRGDAVLPGQLFGVWLAVVSVAAAVTVGTSLATARKVLRTPATEVVALAA; from the coding sequence ATGTTCGTACTGGCCCTGCGGTCGATCCGGCGACGCCCCGGACGGTTCCTCGCGACGCTGCTGTCCGCCTTCCTGGGCGCGGCGATCATCATGACGTTCAACTCGCTGCACGACACGGCGGCCGGGAGCGGCGTCGACTCGGTCAGCTCCAACACGCTGACGACGGCGGCGAGCGTGGTGGGCGGTTACGGCAGCCTGCTGGTGTTCTTCGCGGTCGCCTCCACCCTGACGGTGAACGTCCGGCAGCGGGCCGCCGAGCTGGAGCTGCTGCGCTGCTCGGGGGCGACTCCGGCGCAGCTCAAGCGGATGGTCGTCGGTGAGGCGCTGGCCGTCGCCCTGGTGGGTGCGGCGCTGGCGATCGGGCCCGCGACGCTCGGCGGGCGGGCGCTGTTGGGGGTGTTCCAGGACAGCGGTCAGGTCGCGGACTCGGTGGAGTACTCGTTCGGTCCGATCGCGCTGCTCACAGGCGTCGACATCACGCTGGCGGCCGCGGTGGGCGCCGCGTTCCTCGCCGTGCGGCGGGCGACGCGGGGGCGGCGACGGCGCGGCGGGGCACAGAGGTTCTTCGCGTACGCCGCGCTCGCGACCGGCGCCCTGGCGGTCTGCTGCACCTTCTTGATGAAGGCGACGGACGAGGCGCTGATGGCGCCGCCGGCGTACGGGGCGATCCTGCTGTCGGTCGGCTTCGCGCTGCTGTCGCCGCGGCTGCTGAAGGGGCTGCTGGACCGGCTCGCGCTCTCCGGGGCGAGCGGCTGGCTGGCGGTGCGGAATCTGCGGCAGCGGGCCGGGGATCTCGCCGGGATCCTGATGTCGCTGATCCTGTTCACGGCGGTGGCCACGACCACGCTCACCGTGCAGGCGGTGGAGAGTGACGCGGTCGAGGCCTCGGGGCTGGTGAAGTCCGTGGACGCGAAGAATCTGGAGACGCTGAACTTCACGGTCGTCGGGATCATCGTGGTCTTCGTCTGCGTGATGCTGGTCAACTCGCTGTACGCGGCGACCACCTACCGCTGCCGGGAGTTCGGCCAGCAGCGGCTGGCCGGTGCGACGCCCGGTCAGGTGCTCGGCATGGTGGGCGCCGAGGCCGCGGTCCTCACGGTCACCGGTGTCCTGTTCGGCACGGTCGCGGCGCTGGCGGGGATCGTCCCGTTCACCGTCGTCCGCGGCGACGCGGTGCTGCCGGGGCAGCTGTTCGGCGTCTGGCTCGCGGTCGTGTCCGTCGCGGCGGCGGTGACGGTGGGGACGAGCCTGGCGACGGCCCGGAAGGTGCTGCGGACACCGGCGACGGAGGTGGTGGCGCTGGCGGCGTGA
- a CDS encoding ABC transporter ATP-binding protein, giving the protein MFRTGSRRRHDTGPAAEALRLVKVTKTYGSDDSAVTALDGVTLGLGRGTFTAVMGPSGSGKSTLLQCAAGLDRPDHGIVVVDGTELTGGTEAELTRFRRGRVGFVFQQYNLLDTLTVAQNTVLPLKLAGRRVDRGRAREILTQVGLGDRLGHRPDQLSGGQRQRVAIARALVCEPRVIFADEPTGALDTRSARTVLRLLQEAVRVHGRTVVMVTHDPVAASYADSVLFLADGRLAGQLRAPTADAVAERLAHLGDDVTAGV; this is encoded by the coding sequence ATGTTTCGCACAGGCTCGCGACGCCGGCACGACACGGGACCCGCCGCCGAAGCGCTGCGGCTGGTCAAGGTCACCAAGACCTACGGCAGTGACGACAGCGCCGTGACCGCCCTGGACGGGGTCACGCTCGGGCTGGGCCGGGGCACCTTCACCGCCGTCATGGGGCCGTCGGGGTCGGGGAAGTCCACGCTGCTCCAGTGCGCGGCCGGCCTGGACCGGCCCGACCACGGCATCGTGGTGGTGGACGGCACCGAGCTGACGGGCGGTACGGAGGCGGAGCTGACGAGGTTCCGGCGTGGCCGGGTGGGTTTCGTGTTCCAGCAGTACAACCTGCTGGACACGCTGACCGTCGCACAGAACACGGTGCTGCCGCTGAAACTGGCCGGGCGGCGGGTGGACCGCGGGCGGGCCAGGGAGATCCTCACCCAGGTCGGGCTCGGCGACCGGCTGGGGCACCGCCCCGACCAGCTGTCCGGCGGTCAGCGGCAGCGGGTCGCGATCGCCAGGGCGCTGGTCTGCGAACCCCGGGTGATCTTCGCTGACGAGCCGACGGGGGCCCTGGACACCCGCAGCGCGCGCACGGTGCTCCGGCTGCTCCAGGAGGCGGTGCGGGTGCACGGGCGGACCGTGGTGATGGTGACGCACGATCCGGTCGCGGCCTCGTACGCCGACTCGGTGCTGTTCCTCGCGGACGGCAGGCTGGCCGGCCAGTTGCGCGCGCCCACGGCGGACGCGGTCGCCGAACGCCTCGCGCACCTGGGCGACGACGTGACGGCGGGGGTGTGA